A segment of the Carya illinoinensis cultivar Pawnee chromosome 1, C.illinoinensisPawnee_v1, whole genome shotgun sequence genome:
TATtgtatgctaatatatatatttactcggCTGTAATGTCGTAATTGCATGTACACTACAAGTTtctctagtttttgttttggatcACATTAAGGAAAAAGCAAAAATCCTTAAATCATGTACCTTAGCCAACTATTTTTTCCAAAACTTGTTATTCCCATCAATTCACCTATTTGCATGCGCCAGGTACAAAATGGGCGCAGCCGTACCACGAGTTGCTTAATATTCAAGCAGCCATGGATGGATTGATTTATGGTGCATGTGCAATATGCTCGAAGAAGCATGAGAATTTTAGCTACAACTACGTCCTGGGGACTCAATTTATACAAGCTCGGCCAAAAAATGATGAAACAAGACTCAATTTATACTACTCGGCCAAAAATCTGATGAAACAAGACTCAATTTAAATAAGCAAAATGTTGATTCAATTTGTTAACTCACTCCCCATGCAGAATCTGAAAAGAATGGCATGAGCAAGGTGTGTATCGATGGTTGTCAAAATAACCCTGATTGTGTCCTGCTTAGGCAAACCATTTCCGTAAATTATTCCATACATGATGAATTAATTGAGTGAGTTAAATGACCAATCAGTTTGGAAATCTGAACGATGTATTTAAGCAAAACTGTGGGCAAAGTTCAGGCCTTATATCTAACCTAGAGTATCTGCCAACCCTTGATGGGTCGATTCCCAATATGCATGCAGCAGTTATACTAACTGCTGGCTGGGGGGGAAAAACATACCGCAAGATGACTCACATACCAATATGTTAAGTCAGCAGCAAAATCAGCACTCAGCAATTAAGTTGAGATATTGGCATGACCAGCTTTTTGTCCCCTTCCATTATGACAGGTGCACCACAACCAAAACTTAAGTTATACTACTGCAGTGAGGGTACTGTAACAGAACTTAATCACTTCTTGTATGCAATCAGTGTTAATGAAGCTTACCATCATTATTTGGGACATGTCGAAGAGCTTCATCATTCAGGAATTGGTGCTCAAAGCCTTTAAAACTGTAAAACACCAACAAAGGAAGTATTCATTGCCTAAATAGTTGATACATGAGACTCATCCAACCAACATTATCTGAAAGAACTAAACACTTGGCACGATACAACCTACAGCACACGCTTGAAAGCTAAGGAAAAGTGTATAACCTGCTATGATTATAAATCTGATTCCACGGGGCTTCCTTAAATACTCTGCCACATTCTCATATTCTAGATAAGCATTAACTCTACTTAAATTTAGTTACACGTTTTTTGCAGCcacaaatttaaaaaggttGTTCCAAGGCAACCTCTTGCCCCTATTTTGAATGAAGCCATTCAGATCCATAAACATGTTTTAGTAGTAAAACATACAatgataaataacaataaaagcgaCATTAGAATTGGTTATGGATCTTACCTTCACTCTATTCCCCGATTGATAATGCATGgtaattcaaaccaaatcaACAAGTTAGTCTAGTATCTAAAATATAGGGCGCTCATAACTAATTTTCAGGTCTGGTTTctgttaatatgttaatatgtcCGAAGGAGATGGGATTAAGTTGACAAGTGACTTTAATGAGTACCATCTTAGCGATGGTGTTAGTAAATCTCTAACTGCCGTGGAATaggtttattttactttaaataaaCCTACAGCACTTGTTGGGTTTCTTCAGTCctaagatggagaaagaagcaagatatttgtaaaataatagAGGGGAAAAAACCTAAAACCTGTCTAATGCAGAAATGGTTGATCTCTGTTGAATATCATTAACAGAGAGTATGGGTTTCCACTGGCAACCTCAAGACATATCAATGCATACTTCCCTTCTTTAccgttgttttgaatttcaatgcTCTTTCATCTTGCAATGCCTTGTTGTTGCAAATGAAACATCCTCCTTTTGACCAAAACCCTATGGAAGCTACTAGTTCTGTTATTTaagataatatgtaatataacttacatttatatataactgTATGATATACTTGAAGACAATAAATGAGATCTAGAAACATAATAGTATCAGCTGGGAGCTAAAAATGTAAATACAGAAATACCATTCCAGCTTATCTGATTCATTTGGAACTCTCTCCTCCAAACTCTGTTCAGTTTTGATTAAGTCTGAAATGGAAGATTGTACGCGTCCTCCTTGCTTCTCATCTCAACCTCTACGTGAATAGAACTGGGTCTCATTACAAAACAGGTAGAGATCAATGAACAACtccaaattaaatataaactttaTGGTAACAAGCACAACGAACTTAGAAAAAGTAACTTTTCGTTTTCCCCCATTTACATGAAGAAACATACAACCAAACCCACTTACCATGCACGTTTTCCAACAGCTTACGTCACACTTTCAAGCTTTTACAAAAGTCTTACTccctttttttcatcattttgttgGAACCATATGATGCAAGGTGTCAGCCTCGTAAAAACAGATCTAATTTGTTCCAATTTCCCCTGCCAAATGTAGCAATAAAACACCACCACTTCAAACCTTAAAAGTTGAAACCCCCCAAACAAGCCCAAGCAAAAATTAGGTGTTAAAAATGCTGAGGACAGAAATCATACCTCCATAACTCAAACTGTCAAATCCTTTCAggttatatttatatagatatagtaatatctatatatattgagatggatatatttatatagatatatatatatatgtattgccCAGTTGTGATATTGTCTAACAAAAAACCACCCAATCCAGTACAAAAAACCAAGGAGCATGTCACCCCCCTTATGGGTCGGGGGAATCGTTACACTGAGTCTGTCGATACGACTCAGTGAATGAAGGATGATCCTTAAAGAACTCCTGAAGCAATCTATCAGTCTGCATCTGATGCGCCCTAAGAGCCCGCATCTCTGATCTCATTTCATCCAGCTGACTCTTATACGCTTCAgcatctttcttatgttgttTAGAGTCTTTCTTGTGTCTTTCAATCTCAGACAGGTAGCATTGCATCTTAAGTTGGTCACGTTGTCTACTTGACTCGGGAATGACCATCTCCCCGAGTCCTCGCGCATATCCAGGtcgatggccaaggacctccctgAAGACAGTCGCTGCTGCCTCATCATTACGTTGCTCTGGTTCTAGGCCATCCAACCTACCTGTCATCTCCTTCTGCACATGCACAGAACAACGATTATTAACATAAGTTCTTCCTAAAAAATTACTCATTTATTATTGTCAAAAATAGTATATTGTAGGGAGATGGACTGTATGTAATCTACTCACGTATGTTTCTTCTGTAGCATCTGTCACaaacttgttcttcttcttcgaccAGCGCGTCTCTTTATAGAAGTCAAccaaatttccattctcagCGCGCTACAGAAGATGAGCAACACGTATAAGAAGTTTTTCGAGGTAGAAACATAAGTTTATTGTTTAACTTATGTGCATGGAATTACAAATAGCACATCGTGTTATTCAACCACTACCCAACTTTGTGGTAATTATATCACAAAAATGCAAAGGAAAATGGATTCACATGTAGAGGAAcgtttttatagaaaatacGTGTTTGGAATGCGATCAAGATTATTAAAATGAACATGGTCAGTTGGGAGGCATTCTCATaccttttgctcaaggattCGGACGAATGATTTACGTCCTGATGTGTGATTAATTGCCTGCTTCTTCCTGTTCTCCcggttttgagatgaaattttctgCAATGCACACGTTTTTTGGTTAGCTATGTTGAACAGCCACTATATTTGCCTCTTTAGACATACTAATTTAAGGAtttattacagaaatttgagttGGTTAATATATACCTTAAATGCATCACTGCCCCACCTTCCACACAACTTGACCCATACAAGAGGGTCCACCAAGCTTGTCCCACTAGCTAACGCCTCTTCATGGCTTTCAAATGATTGGTAAATCTTGTGCAAATCGTGATGGAAGGAGTTGAAGCGCTTACGAAGTGCCTTTGTCACCGTCAATCGGTGGTTTTCCCGTTCCCAGTCGAGCACGAAGTCAGACTACAATTCAGAGCAAactagtattaatattaccATTATGAGACATATAAACCACTTCAAACTCATCATATGATATCGAATTGATATCACTTACCCGAACACGATCAATGAGCTCCTCTTTCATGGCTTCTGGGACATCGGTCCAGCGCGCATAGCTCATGTCACAGTATTGTTTAACAATCCAGGATACTCGTGTCGTGAACATAGAAGCATGCTCACAACACGGGGCAGTCTCACCATcatttatctttaaaagtaTTTTCCCGTACTTCCTCACCTTCTCAAACTCGATGCATCTAGCGGGCCCACGAAATCGTTTTCTTTGTTGCTGCGTTACTTCAGGTTCTGTGGGGGCGTCCGCAACTGTATTGAAAAACTCACTAGCTTAGTATATGTAATGTCAAAGAAACATAATTAtaacaaacacatattttgtCAATGCATTCAATATATATCGAAAAAGTCAATATACCAGTTTGTGGTATACTGGCGTCCTCCAATCTCGCGTCTTCTCTAGGAGGTGATTGTTCGCGCACTGGTGAGGCTTCCCGAGTAGGCGCTGGTGTGGGGATTGGGTTGGTAGATGGTGGGGGACTTGGGGGCTGTGTGGAGTCATCCGACGAGCCAGGATTACACTCCTCCGGGCTGTGATATGAGGCGATTTTCGCTCCCCTTGGTCGGTTGTGGCGAGCCGAGTACGGTACATGGCGCCTAGCCCGAATACCTCGCAGCCTCCCTCTGCCTCTAGAACTGGGTCCGGCTCGGTCACCTGCGTGTgtattattacaaaataattttaacaaacGTTAGGTCCATAAACACCAAAAATCTGAAAGTAATACGAGAGTGGTTCGAAATAAGATCAATTATCTACCAATTTCAACAGTATGTTAGTAGACTAACCCTTGCACTATGATACACATATAATTACAAAGGCCATGAAGAGAttagtataaattatataccTTGATAATTAATAGCGCTCCTCATGCCGCCAGCTTGAAGATGGGCCTTCTTGATAAATTGGTCTAGTAGGAGAAAGCAATCCCGACCAAAACTTGTCTGTGCAGTGGTTTTCCCTTAATGTGACGTATTATTGTTTTCCCCTCACCTGAATAAGCATCACTCATAGAAATACAAACTGTAAGTCAAACAATACTACAGcaaataagaatataaaaacaAGGGAGTGATATTCTACATATTAGTTCAGTCAAAGAAATCAAAAAGTATACTtaatgtggaaaaaaaaaacattggtaATCACAAACAATATTGAATACTTAATGTCACAATCTGTGGTACCAACCTTAATGCAAAGAAGTTCCTGGCATATTTTATTAATCTGACCCAACATCATCGTCTGTGGATAGGTCctcctcatctgaatattcccccTCACTACACGCATCTTCAGAGCCAGAATTCATCATGTCATCATTAATAAAGTCTGATGAATCTATGCATTGACCATCCACATGCATGACTTCCCGTGCATCAATATGGCTAGGTGGTATATCAAGCCGATCCagtggagttgacactggaTCAGAGTTATCACACTGCACTGGTTCATAATAATATGAtgactcattttcttgatcggCCTCATGGGTACTTGATTCGCCATCATTAATATCTGCGTTACTCCTCAACATGGACGGAATgttgtatacattcctatttgtaTAGTTCTGCACAACACCCCAATTCCCTTTCACCCTTAAATCTCTTATGTAGAAACATTGATCAGCCTGACTTGCCAACACGAAcggttcatccttataccaagtcctgCTCAAGTTGACACTAATCATATGGTCGTCCACCCGAACCCCTCGTTTTCgatcaccaacgtcaaaccaatcacattcaAATAGGTACACCCGACGCCACTCCATGTAGCGTAACTCTATGATATTTTTAAGACAACCATAAAAGTCTGCATTATTTGTGGCCTCGTCCCCAGTTACCAAAACCCCAGAATTTTGTGTACGCCGGCGAAGTTCACGACCCTTCGTATGAAACCGCTTTCCATTTATTATGCATGCATCATATGATGCAACCCAACGGTCAGGCCCGCAAGCCAACGCATACAGATCAGCTGACACATCAAGCGGGTTCTTGGTACGATGTTCCTGGATCTATAGCAATATTGTTGAAGATTtacaagtttttattattttcataattccaaaacatgtcaaataaatttatgatgTCAACATAGATAAGTATGGAGGAGAACTTACACAGTGCTTGAACCAAGTTGCAAACTCGGTTTGATGCGTGCTCACGATGCTATTTGGGTGTTGCACCCTACATTTCTCGTAGTGTTCCCTGAATTTGGAGCACATAATCGCAACACAGTTCAACAAGCGTTATgggcatgcatatataaaaacttGTTAAGTTTGAGATGGAAGTAGATTTTGATCTAAAAGAGATTGATGCTTACTGTATATAGGGTCCAATCTCCGGACAATTGTTGAGCACATACCATATGGCTGCCTTAAAGAGTTTatcttctaattgcacattGGAAGCTATACCCAAAGGACGAACTTTCTGGTTAAAAACTCGGAATCCATCTATAGTTTCCTCTTCATCAGCATCAATGTTGCGGTCAGCTCGATTGAAGCGcgtctcaacatcttggaggtatatggagcaaaatgtcaggcaTTCAGTATGAATGTAGGCCTCggctattgaaccttctggtcgggccttattcttaacataccgcttgaatttgcctagatatctctcaaatgggtacatccacctatattgtactggaccTCCAAGTATAGCCTCATGGGGCAAATGGACAGCTagatggaccatgacatcgaaaaaggagggagggaatatcatctccagtTTGCATAAAATGGTGACTATATCAGTTTGGAGCTGGGATAGGCGATTCACATCCAGTGTGCGAGcgcacaactctttgaagaaagtgctaAGTTCAGTCAAAGTCAAGGCAATGTCACTTCTTAAAAACCCCCCTGCAGCAATTGGGAGTAGTCTTTGAAGGAAAACATGACAGTCGTGGCTTTTCAACCCAGTGATTTTGCTATCACGTGTAGAAACACAGTTCGAGATATTGGAAGAGAACCCGTCTGGAAATTTGATATCGCGTAGCCACtcacataacttcttcctttcatctccatgtaatgtgtacagtgcatgcggcattgttacatgatcaccttcacgcctcaaatgtaattcttttctatagCCCAATAACTCCAGGTCACGccttgaattgatattatccttagttTTTCCTGAACTGTTCATTAAAGTGAATAAGACGTTCTCggcaatattcttctcaatatgcataacatctaaattatgcCGAAGTCGAAGTGTTGACCAGTAAGGTAACGTGTAGAATATGCTGCACTTTGTCCAATTCAGCTCTTCGGCAGTACGTTTTCTCTTCCTAACAGATTTGCCAAACGTCACATCCCCAATCATCTGCAATTGAGTTAGAATATCGTATCCTCCCAAATCCCTTGGTGGCATgcgatgatcttctttaccgTTGAACAACCCTTTCCTCCTTCTCCACATGTGATCTGGCTGTAAGAAACGTcggtgtcccatataacaatgttttcggccatatttcaaccaattggagtcCGTGTCAGCATTACAAGACGGACAAGCTAATTTTCCCTTTGTTGACCAGCCAGAGAGATTCCCGTATgcaggaaagtcattgattgtccacaacAATGCAGCATGCAGCGTAAACGTCTCCTTACTTGAGGCATCATATGTGGGTACCCCATATTCCCAGAGTTCAAGCAACTCATCCAGCAACGGTTGCAAGTAAACATCGATCTCATTccctggtgaccttggccctggaatAATCAGAGATGTTATAAAGAATTggtctttcatgcatgaccatgGCGGCAAGTTATACGGGACAAGGATCACAGGCCAAATGCTATGAGGTTTAGCCAAGTTGTTGAAGGGAGTGAAGCCGTCACTTGCTAGTCCGAGCCTAACATTACGAGGATCCGCAGCGAACCAActatgatgttcatcaaatttcttccaagaCTCAGAGTCAGCCGGATGTCTCATACTATTATCTTCTATTGCCCGatgctctttatgccatctcatatcaccTGCTATCTTCGCAGACATAAAAAGACGCTGCAATCTCGGTTTCAACGGAAAATGGCgcaacactttttgaggtatGACGCGTGATCCGTGTGTATTTGGCATCCACCTCGAAGCCTTACATATGGGGCATTCATTAAGCGTGGCATattccttccagaataagatgcagtcgtTGGGGCACGCATGGATTTTATGGTAATTGAAACCCAACCCGCGCTCCAAAGACTTtgactcctcatatgattgtggTAAGAGCGCATCAGGAAAGGAAGACCGCAATAGAGCAAGGAGCATGTCAAATGATTTAATTGACCATCCACCGATTGATTTGATGTGTAATAACTTCACAATGAAAGACAACTTTGTAAATGTTGTACACCCGTCGAAAAGAGGACGTCGGGCATCCTCCAGTAGCTTGTCAAAAGACGTTGCTGGTGAATCTTCAGGAATTGGTGGCCTATTTGATGATCCAGTGTTCTCTTGTGGCACATCAACAAAGGTGCCTGCACGCATGTCATCCAACATCTGCTGCATGTCATCAATGTAATCATCTTCGGGTATATCCTCATTCGAGATATCGTCGTCACTGACGTATTGTGTGGtatcctcctccccatgaaatatccattgtgtgtaatttggattgatccctttCATGAACAAATGGGTTTCCACCTCAAGTATAGGAAGCCACAGATTGTTAAGGCATGTACGGCAAGGACACCGAATGCGATCCCGTCCACTTGCATGAATTTGGGCTTGTGTCAGGAAATTTTTAACCCCTTCGGCGTATGCAGGTGATAATAGTCTATCGGgctcattcatccaacttttgtccatctaaaaaaAGTGGGTGAGGAATAGAGTTAGACAAACAGAGCCCATGATTACCAGGTAGTTGATGAAGTCACGTTTGACAAACATGGAAAAATTTATGCAAAATATATGACCTTTGGGAACATCATGCAATTGCATGACGGGTATAGTACATGAAATTTGAACATGAAGAAATGTAGAATTCATACACATATGTCTAGCATGTGTATCTGTTGAAAGCCTTGCTCATATGAGAAAGGTGTGTATgttacaagtatcactcattcCACAGTTGAGTTAGTGGAATGAGTGAGGAAATTTGAGTTGTACATTAGACATCAAGATTATAAGAGAAGCCTCTGATCACATGGTATCACAATCTTGATTGAGTGATTAAATTTAGTTACCAATTGGATCCCTAAACGAACATAGCGTGGACCTCATGAATGGAGTATAAATGTTTAACTTGAAGTCTAGGCATTTTCGGGGGATAACTGGTATATCAATCCAATGATTTCTAGTATTCATTGGTTCGTTGTTGCATGACTCATGAGGATGGGCCTTCTTCCAGCCTCCTAGAGAACATCACCCACAATAACAATAGCTTTCTGCTATAAAAGATGGATGTAGCTGTCTAGCTGATGATCATGTACCTTGCATAGACAAGGACAAAATCCCTAAGCTTTAAGTACTTAGGGAGGCCggtctatataaatatatctatacaCTGCTGCATTATAGAAGTAAATGTTCTTTTTACTTGCTGGTTTTTACTTCTGTACTATTTTTAATGCTTTGTGCCCAGACTTTGGACTCTGATCACATCAAATAaagcaagcaagcaagcaagcaaAGCAAAGGGGCAGTCATTGTCTGTGTAGACACGATTTTAAGTACGTACAGCAGGGCCAGCTGCCTGCCTCAGGCCCTCCAGTACCCCCATCGATCATGGTTACATTTATCTCTCCCCAATTTCCTATATCTATTCACATCAGTTCACTCAAGGTCTTAAGTAATTACTGCTACTAATGCTGCaactttccttttgtttttaatggaaattaattaatgaatgatCAAGTTGACAAccctttaattaatttcatctaaaattaatttaaagtgGATTATTATTAGAACcaaaatgattataaaaataaatttataatcatattaatatatgtaaaatgTCACAAATTATTTTCACGAGTTACAAATTTAtagcaatttgtaaatttatttatttagaattataacatttttataattatatgcaaAAATTATAGTTgacgttttaaaaaaaaaaaaaaaaaacccaaatctgGTCAACCCTTTAATTTCTTATTGAGTTAGCATGGTCAATAACTCAACCACAAACACAAATGTCAAACTGCTCATGTGGCCCTTGGCCTGCCTCTCTTATCAGCACTAAAGGAAGGCTAGAGCCTAATGGTAGAGGCAAAACCCAAAGATTTGAAGTAATGGCAGAGAGAGATCCAGAGGCCTGTACAAAAAGGGACATGACTATCAATTAAGGGTGACCTTCCTTAAAATCTAGATTTGTTGGGTTTCTCTAATAGGGTCGGTGGCCATCGATCCTTAAatcatcaatttatttatttttctaattcagTTTAACTaatctatttcatataaataaacaaaagtatATTGAGTCttttgtttattaataaaaataaataaaataaaatctatatttccattcaattaaatttttataacaaaagaCTCAATTTTGTTATCTGAGATCCCAAAACgagtaaaaagataaattaactTTAAACAATCTAAAATACTAGGATATGATGTTCTATTCTTTTAATCACACTAAAAGTAAATTTGAATAATTCTATATAAAACACACACTagttataacatatatataactaatatgtgatattataatcaaCATATAAATAATCAGATCCCACATTGTACAAAGAATTCATAGGAGAAAAACAAGCTGTTTTAAACAGGCCATATATATAAGTGTAAACATAGAATTGGTCGTTAATGTTTTAGCTCTATATGTATTCATCAAAATACTGTTTTAAACATGGAAGACAAACGGATGACAAAAATAGTATTGAAATTTTGGATTATTCGCTTTATACATGGTAGTCTTTAAAACCAAAAAGTCCATACCAAGTCCACTGGTTTATGCATCTAGGATTTCATGGATCTAAGTTCTTGTACTTTTCTGCCACTCACAGCAAATCAAGCCAGAAAGTaggccaaaaatacaaaatcatagTTACCTATTTAGCAACAACAGTCGCGGCAGGATGTGCGTGATGTTTTAATTGCTATTGCTGCACAATGGCAATCTGCTGCAAATTCAAACCAAATGCAAATTAAAACACACAATTATTTCCAAGAAAGAGACAGGGCCTAAGCAACcaattattaaaacaatattagtAGTAAAACATATAATACTGCAGGTGTTTCGCAGTTGTTAAAAGTTAAGAAGTGTGCTGACAGGTGATCCCTAATCTCAGAAAAAACTGCTGTGGGAAGTTTTACATTAAGTTCATTGCCTGCTTAATAttctcaaagaattaaaaacagaTGATTATATAAGTACAAAAGAAATCAGGACAGAATTTATGGTCACCACACCACCCCCccacccagaaaaaaaaaaaaaaaaagggaaccaTAAAAATAACATGCTTGTACTCACTGTTAACTAATTAGCAATCTTTTGGACAaatcttctagtttttttttttttgatatgagGAAACATATTAAGGATCTGAAAGAATCTTTTTGTGACCTTCAAAGACATATCATCCTTCCTATGGCAACAGAActagttttctttatttttttgcaggCAATGGTTGCTCGTGGAGACCTTGGAGCGGAACTGCCCATCgaggaagttcctttattacagGTGTATTGATGTTAGCGATATGCATCACATCTTTTTTCTCTAAACTTATTCATAAAGTTGGTCAATTTAAATAGCTTTGATGTATGATCTGCCAAATTTTGGTGTGGGTATAAAATGTTTGGGAAGAATAGATTTAACAATCATATGCATGTTCAATATCTCAAGTTAAAGGAAGAACCCCCATACATCTTGATCCAAAAATGGAGTTGTCAGTTTTGTATACTTACTTTAGTTTATAATAAGTATTTCTAGAgaataaaaattaactttttttaatactttatttaatacatattttaatacatgTGCACTAAAAGTTAGCAAAGAGATTTACTTTAGCCCGGTAGTTTTTTACTAAAAACTAGTTTGATGTTGATACTGTAACTATTTACAGTATTACAAACTGTGATAGAGTACTTAAAGCAAGCGATATCTGCAAGTAATAAATGTGTAACCTACtcttaacaaaataacacaaaaaatgCTATGCCATATTCGCCTATTTGATAAAAACACAAACTGTGGCTTCTAAATGCATGATGCAAAAGTGAGTACTCTTTTGCTGATCTAAGTTCTAAAATAATGATTCAAAGACTCTTCTACATCATATTAGTGATCATGAACATAGAGCAATCAAAAGGCTAAATTTGTCATCCGttttccaaaactcatatgGCATCCAAAAATGTCTAGCTGGAAAAAACTCTGTTGAACATTTTCCAGCTAACTAACATAtaggttttttatgttttttgatagatattatggattttattcatagtaaataggcatagcccaagtacacgggtagtatacaagagaataaacCTAAGTACAATCTAAAGCAGAAACAgaactaaagaaaaacattacaaatgttGATATCCCTTAAAAGATAACTCGCCCACAAGTTTAAGGTGTTGAGGGAAGAGATAACCCTGATTTGTATGGAATAGTCCCATCAGAAATCATGTAGAGGAGTTCTCTTATACTATCTCTTTTATACttgtcaaaattaaaatcacatacctatttaagtgaaaaaaagaatacttaacacaatacaaattaaaaactgTCTGAAGGCTAGGGAAAATGATCACCACAAACCACCAACATCAAACCAGCCCCACAGGGTACTATAACAGAAA
Coding sequences within it:
- the LOC122301342 gene encoding uncharacterized protein LOC122301342; the encoded protein is MSDAYSGDRAGPSSRGRGRLRGIRARRHVPYSARHNRPRGAKIASYHSPEECNPGSSDDSTQPPSPPPSTNPIPTPAPTREASPVREQSPPREDARLEDASIPQTVADAPTEPEVTQQQRKRFRGPARCIEFEKVRKYGKILLKINDGETAPCCEHASMFTTRVSWIVKQYCDMSYARWTDVPEAMKEELIDRVRSDFVLDWERENHRLTVTKALRKRFNSFHHDLHKIYQSFESHEEALASGTSLVDPLVWVKLCGRWGSDAFKKISSQNRENRKKQAINHTSGRKSFVRILEQKRAENGNLVDFYKETRWSKKKNKFVTDATEETYKEMTGRLDGLEPEQRNDEAAATVFREVLGHRPGYARGLGEMVIPESSRQRDQLKMQCYLSEIERHKKDSKQHKKDAEAYKSQLDEMRSEMRALRAHQMQTDRLLQEFFKDHPSFTESYRQTQCNDSPDP
- the LOC122301351 gene encoding uncharacterized protein LOC122301351 — its product is MQQMLDDMRAGTFVDVPQENTGSSNRPPIPEDSPATSFDKLLEDARRPLFDGCTTFTKLSFIVKLLHIKSIGGWSIKSFDMLLALLRSSFPDALLPQSYEESKSLERGLGFNYHKIHACPNDCILFWKEYATLNECPICKASRWMPNTHGSRVIPQKVLRHFPLKPRLQRLFMSAKIAGDMRWHKEHRAIEDNSMRHPADSESWKKFDEHHSWFAADPRNVRLGLASDGFTPFNNLAKPHSIWPVILVPYNLPPWSCMKDQFFITSLIIPGPRSPGNEIDVYLQPLLDELLELWEYGVPTYDASSKETFTLHAALLWTINDFPAYGNLSGWSTKGKLACPSCNADTDSNWLKYGRKHCYMGHRRFLQPDHMWRRRKGLFNGKEDHRMPPRDLGGYDILTQLQMIGDVTFGKSVRKRKRTAEELNWTKCSIFYTLPYWSTLRLRHNLDVMHIEKNIAENVLFTLMNSSGKTKDNINSRRGFLRSDIALTLTELSTFFKELCARTLDVNRLSQLQTDIVTILCKLEMIFPPSFFDVMVHLAVHLPHEAILGDVETRFNRADRNIDADEEETIDGFRVFNQKVRPLGIASNVQLEDKLFKAAIWEHYEKCRVQHPNSIVSTHQTEFATWFKHCIQEHRTKNPLDVSADLYALACGPDRWVASYDACIINGKRFHTKGRELRRRTQNSGVLVTGDEATNNADFYGCLKNIIELRYMEWRRVYLFECDWFDVGDRKRGVRVDDHMISVNLSRTWYKDEPFVLASQADQCFYIRDLRVKGNWGVVQNYTNRNVYNIPSMLRSNADINDGESSTHEADQENESSYYYEPVQCDNSDPVSTPLDRLDIPPSHIDAREVMHVDGQCIDSSDFINDDMMNSGSEDACSEGEYSDEEDLSTDDDVGSD